A region of Synergistaceae bacterium DNA encodes the following proteins:
- a CDS encoding nitroreductase family protein — MVSIDEKVCIGCGKCAADCVYMTLSLKNNRAVYSGECLHCGHCVAICPTKAVSIPEYDMDDVRELRDMDSTLSTSALFDAIRSRRSIRHYLDRKIRPETLETLIQAGRYTATAVNSQGCRFIVVQEGLASLKRMVWKDVESAVASGVEEAKPLQRLVKLRQEKGIDYLFRNAPAVLYIASNNVWDAGLAAQNMELIAGTQGLGVLYNGFLVRSTRLSPDAKKWLQLAEKPLAASMLVGYPSVEYLRTAPRKKADAIWL, encoded by the coding sequence ATGGTTTCCATTGACGAAAAAGTCTGTATAGGCTGCGGGAAATGTGCAGCAGACTGTGTTTATATGACTCTGAGCCTGAAAAATAACAGGGCGGTGTATTCCGGCGAGTGCCTCCACTGCGGCCACTGTGTTGCCATCTGCCCCACGAAGGCGGTTTCCATTCCGGAATACGACATGGACGACGTTCGGGAACTCAGGGATATGGATTCCACCCTTTCGACGTCCGCCCTGTTTGACGCCATCCGGTCGAGGCGCAGCATCCGCCATTATCTGGACAGGAAAATCAGGCCGGAAACGCTGGAAACCCTCATTCAGGCCGGACGCTATACGGCCACGGCGGTCAACAGTCAGGGCTGCCGGTTCATCGTCGTGCAGGAGGGGCTTGCCTCCCTGAAACGCATGGTCTGGAAAGACGTCGAAAGCGCCGTCGCTTCCGGCGTGGAAGAAGCGAAGCCCTTACAGCGCCTGGTGAAGCTGCGTCAGGAAAAAGGAATCGACTACCTGTTTCGCAACGCGCCCGCCGTGCTCTACATCGCTTCAAACAACGTATGGGACGCCGGACTGGCCGCGCAAAACATGGAACTCATCGCGGGAACGCAGGGACTGGGCGTCCTGTACAACGGCTTTCTGGTCAGGTCCACGCGGCTCAGTCCGGACGCTAAAAAATGGCTTCAACTGGCGGAAAAGCCTCTGGCGGCAAGTATGCTGGTCGGCTACCCGTCCGTGGAGTACCTGCGCACGGCTCCTAGAAAAAAGGCCGACGCGATATGGCTGTGA
- a CDS encoding amidohydrolase, translated as MTTQYLRGATILTGTGERLENGLVVLEGAKIAEVSRASEVSPPAGAEVFDLRGAFVTPGLIDAHTHVGTCCEGFPADMDDTNDMVEPVVPQLRVLDAIYPDDTGFMDALAGGVTCVQTLPGSGNVIGGQGAIVKTKPDIVERMVVEAPSAMKAALGENPTRVYSEKGKLPNTRMGSAWLMRDAFVRARYYREKLKAAEAKGEPLERNLALEALLPVLDGKLTYRVHCHRSDDIQTAIRVAEEFGLRYTLEHCTEGHLIASWLAEKKAYAAVGPTLTARSKIELRNKTWDTPRLLEEAGVHFCIITDHPVVPIEHLSVCAALAVRGGLSPEAALAAVTIRAAEHLGIERRLGSLEKGKDADLAVWNGEPLDARSKVVKTFVNGALVYESR; from the coding sequence TTGACTACGCAATATCTTCGGGGAGCCACCATCCTCACCGGGACGGGCGAGCGTCTGGAAAACGGCCTGGTGGTGCTGGAGGGGGCTAAAATCGCGGAGGTTTCGAGAGCTTCGGAGGTCTCCCCTCCCGCGGGGGCGGAGGTTTTCGACCTGCGGGGCGCCTTTGTGACGCCGGGGCTGATCGACGCCCACACCCACGTGGGAACCTGCTGCGAGGGCTTCCCGGCGGACATGGACGACACCAACGACATGGTGGAGCCCGTAGTTCCGCAGCTTCGCGTGCTGGACGCGATTTACCCGGACGACACGGGCTTTATGGACGCGCTGGCGGGAGGCGTCACCTGCGTTCAGACCCTGCCGGGGAGCGGCAACGTCATCGGCGGACAGGGGGCCATCGTCAAGACCAAACCTGACATTGTGGAGCGCATGGTGGTGGAAGCTCCTTCCGCCATGAAGGCGGCTCTGGGAGAAAATCCCACACGGGTCTACAGCGAGAAGGGCAAACTGCCCAACACCCGCATGGGAAGCGCCTGGCTCATGAGGGACGCCTTCGTGAGGGCCCGGTACTATCGCGAAAAACTGAAGGCCGCCGAGGCCAAGGGCGAGCCTCTGGAGCGGAATCTGGCGCTGGAGGCCCTGCTTCCCGTGCTGGACGGCAAACTGACGTACCGCGTCCACTGCCACCGCTCGGACGACATTCAGACCGCCATCCGGGTGGCGGAGGAGTTCGGCCTGCGCTACACGCTGGAGCACTGCACCGAAGGCCACCTGATCGCGTCCTGGCTTGCGGAGAAAAAGGCTTACGCGGCGGTGGGGCCCACCCTGACCGCCCGGTCGAAAATCGAGCTGCGCAATAAAACCTGGGACACGCCTCGTTTGCTGGAAGAGGCGGGCGTGCATTTCTGCATCATCACGGATCATCCGGTGGTTCCCATCGAGCATCTCAGCGTCTGCGCCGCCCTGGCCGTTCGCGGGGGCCTGTCTCCGGAAGCGGCTCTGGCGGCCGTGACGATCCGCGCGGCGGAACACCTGGGCATCGAGCGGCGCCTGGGTTCTCTGGAGAAGGGGAAGGACGCCGACCTGGCGGTCTGGAACGGCGAGCCCCTCGACGCCCGGTCGAAGGTGGTAAAAACCTTTGTGAACGGCGCTCTCGTTTACGAGAGTCGATAA
- a CDS encoding MFS transporter codes for METNSCTAPETGKSNLAAPVKAMNFPVLTVISLSHFLNDATQSLLVPIYPLLMQQFSLTFTELGLISTTYQITGSLLQPLIGRFTDRHPMPRSLALGMCLTLSGILTISAAPAYAWLILGACIMGTGSSVFHPESSRVARMAAGARFGFAQSIFQVGGHAGQACGPLLAAAIIMPRGQYSLSWLSVLPLTAMVLLLWIGSWEAKEIHGAKARAAEVHANPVPRKTILRVFSILLLLIFSKYFYIASINNYLIFYLKQRFGISVEAAQVRLFLFMFAMSAGTLLGGPLGDRFGRRYVIWFSILGAAPFTLALPYLDLAWTTVMIFVIGFILSSAFAAIVVFAQELVPGHVGTVSGLFFGVSFGMAGIGAAVLGRTADVYGVEMVYHICAYLPLLGLLAVFLPNVKDVRPDAV; via the coding sequence ATGGAAACGAATTCTTGTACTGCCCCGGAAACAGGAAAAAGCAACCTCGCCGCACCCGTCAAAGCGATGAATTTTCCGGTCCTGACCGTCATCAGCCTGTCTCATTTTCTGAACGACGCCACTCAGTCGCTGCTGGTTCCCATTTACCCCCTGCTGATGCAGCAGTTTTCCCTGACCTTCACCGAACTGGGCCTGATCTCCACCACCTACCAGATTACGGGATCTCTGCTCCAGCCCCTGATCGGGCGTTTCACCGACCGGCACCCCATGCCCCGCTCTCTGGCCCTGGGCATGTGTCTCACTCTGTCGGGAATTTTGACGATTTCCGCCGCGCCGGCTTACGCCTGGCTCATTCTGGGGGCCTGCATCATGGGGACGGGGTCCTCGGTTTTTCATCCCGAGTCCTCCCGGGTGGCGCGCATGGCGGCGGGGGCGCGGTTCGGCTTCGCCCAGTCCATTTTTCAGGTGGGGGGCCACGCCGGTCAGGCCTGCGGACCTCTTCTGGCGGCGGCCATCATCATGCCACGGGGCCAGTACAGCCTGTCCTGGCTCTCCGTGCTTCCTCTGACGGCCATGGTTCTCCTGCTCTGGATCGGCAGCTGGGAGGCGAAGGAGATTCACGGAGCGAAGGCCCGCGCAGCGGAGGTTCATGCCAATCCCGTCCCTCGAAAAACGATTCTCCGCGTCTTCTCCATTCTGCTGCTCCTGATCTTCTCGAAATACTTCTACATCGCCAGCATCAACAACTATCTCATTTTCTACCTGAAACAACGGTTCGGCATCAGCGTGGAGGCGGCTCAGGTGCGTCTGTTCCTGTTCATGTTCGCCATGTCGGCGGGGACCCTGCTGGGAGGCCCGCTGGGAGATCGCTTCGGCCGGCGGTACGTGATCTGGTTCTCCATTCTGGGGGCCGCGCCCTTCACTCTGGCTCTGCCGTATCTGGATCTGGCCTGGACCACCGTGATGATCTTCGTGATCGGATTCATTCTGTCCTCGGCTTTCGCGGCCATCGTCGTTTTCGCTCAGGAGCTTGTTCCGGGCCACGTGGGAACCGTGTCGGGGCTGTTCTTCGGGGTATCCTTCGGCATGGCGGGGATCGGCGCGGCCGTTCTGGGGCGAACGGCGGACGTTTACGGCGTGGAGATGGTCTACCACATCTGCGCGTATCTGCCGCTTCTGGGCCTGTTGGCGGTTTTCCTCCCCAACGTCAAAGACGTGAGGCCCGACGCGGTATAA
- a CDS encoding ABC transporter substrate-binding protein, with product MKAMKFVFALVLLLVVAAPAGAAAKDTLIVIDQYDATTMDPIKHNDVPSSRACGAVYDTLIFLDDEGNVTPGLAEKWETISPTELKFYLRKGVKFHNGEDMKAADVRFSLMRATTDEGANIRVYSQNLKDVKIIDDHTVVLELKEPDYYFFASLAHCWGSIVNEKALKAAGDSYGMNPVGTGPFKFVSWQKSNKYVMERFEDFWGPKPKFKTLEVRSVPEPTSRTIALETGDADIAYPIVHNDLKRVQENERLVLLRRPQNSTTYMGFNMTKPPFTDIRVRHAISAALDVVAIQAASYRGVGRVPTSLIPSAIKHSLNDKLPMHKQDVELAKKLLAEAGVKDLKLEIWSNERKERVDSATIVQAQLEEIGIKSEIRVLEWGAYLNGLMEKKHDLFFLGWVTSVPHPNGPVSGLLEAGSGSNYTFTNDPKINELLKKGRATPLDDAEKIYVELQEYINELTPMIYFHNDESIAGTQKNVKGFVPRATEIHSFREVYFE from the coding sequence ATGAAGGCAATGAAGTTCGTTTTTGCGCTTGTGCTTTTGCTCGTGGTCGCGGCCCCCGCGGGAGCGGCGGCGAAGGATACGCTGATCGTGATCGACCAGTACGACGCCACCACAATGGACCCCATCAAACACAACGACGTCCCCAGCTCCAGGGCCTGCGGCGCGGTTTACGACACGCTGATCTTCCTGGACGACGAGGGCAACGTCACGCCGGGTCTGGCGGAAAAGTGGGAAACCATCTCCCCCACGGAGCTGAAGTTCTACCTCCGGAAGGGCGTGAAGTTCCACAACGGCGAGGATATGAAGGCCGCCGACGTGCGTTTCTCCCTCATGCGAGCCACCACCGACGAGGGCGCGAACATTCGGGTGTACTCCCAGAACCTGAAGGACGTGAAGATTATTGACGACCACACGGTGGTACTGGAGCTGAAGGAGCCGGACTACTACTTCTTCGCCTCTCTGGCCCACTGCTGGGGCTCCATCGTCAACGAAAAGGCCCTGAAGGCCGCCGGGGACTCCTACGGCATGAACCCCGTGGGGACCGGTCCCTTCAAGTTCGTGAGCTGGCAGAAGAGCAACAAGTACGTCATGGAGCGTTTCGAGGATTTCTGGGGCCCCAAGCCGAAGTTCAAGACCCTTGAGGTCCGCTCCGTGCCGGAACCCACCAGCCGTACCATCGCTCTGGAGACCGGCGACGCGGACATCGCCTACCCCATCGTTCACAACGACCTGAAGCGCGTGCAGGAGAACGAGAGACTCGTGCTGCTCCGGAGACCTCAGAACTCCACCACCTACATGGGCTTCAACATGACGAAGCCGCCCTTCACCGACATTCGCGTCCGTCACGCCATCTCCGCGGCTCTGGACGTGGTGGCCATTCAGGCCGCGTCCTACCGAGGCGTGGGTCGGGTTCCCACCTCCCTGATCCCCTCGGCGATCAAGCATTCTCTGAACGACAAGCTGCCCATGCACAAACAGGACGTGGAGCTGGCCAAAAAGCTTCTGGCCGAGGCCGGCGTCAAGGATTTGAAGCTGGAAATCTGGAGCAACGAGCGCAAAGAGCGGGTGGACAGCGCCACCATCGTTCAGGCCCAGCTGGAGGAGATCGGCATCAAGTCCGAAATCCGCGTGCTGGAGTGGGGCGCGTACCTGAACGGCCTCATGGAGAAGAAGCACGACCTCTTCTTCCTGGGCTGGGTCACCTCGGTTCCTCATCCCAACGGACCGGTCTCCGGCCTTCTGGAGGCTGGTTCCGGAAGCAACTACACCTTCACCAACGACCCGAAGATCAACGAGCTGCTGAAGAAGGGCCGCGCCACGCCTCTGGACGACGCCGAGAAGATCTACGTGGAGCTTCAGGAGTACATCAACGAGCTGACGCCCATGATCTACTTCCACAACGACGAGTCCATCGCCGGCACCCAGAAAAACGTGAAGGGCTTCGTTCCCCGGGCCACGGAAATTCACTCCTTCCGTGAGGTGTATTTCGAGTAA
- a CDS encoding amidohydrolase translates to MFSQCDSYYERIVAHRRYLHEHPEVSYKEFETQKYIISTLEEIGVPYKTFEGNCAVLAIVKGHAPGKTLAFRADIDALAITEENTFSYRSKNEGAMHACGHDGHTAVLLAFGELLNKNKDKFGGEVRLIFQHAEEVGPGGAVELIKAGVLDGVDIIYGAHTNVVVLDAGQAGYVEGPPYAAADKFELEFVGKGGPANRPHLTEDPILAASHAVVSLQSIVARNIDPLESAVVSVCVFNSGSLTNVFPTSAKLRGTIRTFDENIRQFIKKRVGEVAKASSDMHGTELRYTHLQGYPVLVNNADVVRQVKEKAQENGIEMVKMEKSLGAEDFAYYAQKVPAGYFFMGCKTENQMPEHSPKHDIDERGLLTGLKLFVSCLQCHCK, encoded by the coding sequence ATGTTCAGCCAGTGTGACAGTTACTATGAGCGCATCGTTGCTCATCGCAGATATCTTCATGAGCATCCGGAGGTGTCGTATAAAGAGTTTGAGACACAAAAATACATTATTTCGACGCTTGAAGAAATCGGCGTTCCATACAAAACCTTTGAGGGCAACTGCGCCGTCCTGGCCATTGTAAAAGGCCACGCTCCCGGCAAAACCCTTGCGTTCAGGGCCGATATTGACGCGCTCGCAATCACTGAAGAAAACACGTTTTCCTATCGCTCAAAAAACGAAGGGGCAATGCACGCATGCGGGCACGACGGTCACACCGCGGTTCTGCTCGCTTTTGGCGAGCTTCTGAACAAGAATAAAGATAAATTTGGCGGAGAGGTTCGGTTGATTTTTCAGCACGCTGAGGAAGTGGGGCCGGGTGGCGCCGTTGAATTGATAAAGGCGGGCGTTTTGGACGGGGTCGATATTATTTATGGCGCGCATACGAACGTGGTGGTGCTTGACGCCGGTCAGGCCGGTTACGTCGAAGGCCCCCCCTATGCGGCGGCCGATAAATTTGAACTGGAGTTTGTGGGAAAGGGAGGCCCCGCCAATCGGCCTCATCTGACGGAAGATCCCATACTCGCCGCTTCCCACGCTGTGGTGTCGCTTCAAAGTATCGTCGCTCGCAACATCGATCCGCTCGAAAGCGCCGTGGTAAGCGTCTGTGTATTCAACTCGGGTTCGCTGACCAATGTTTTCCCGACCTCAGCCAAACTCAGGGGTACGATCAGAACTTTTGACGAAAATATCCGCCAGTTCATCAAAAAGCGCGTGGGCGAAGTCGCCAAAGCCTCAAGCGATATGCACGGCACAGAGCTTCGATACACCCACCTGCAGGGTTATCCCGTCCTTGTCAACAACGCCGACGTCGTCAGACAGGTAAAGGAAAAAGCGCAGGAAAATGGGATTGAAATGGTAAAAATGGAAAAATCTCTTGGGGCAGAAGATTTTGCCTATTATGCTCAAAAAGTGCCGGCAGGATACTTTTTCATGGGTTGTAAAACAGAAAATCAAATGCCGGAGCACAGTCCAAAACATGATATTGACGAGCGGGGGCTGCTGACAGGCCTGAAGCTGTTTGTATCCTGCCTGCAATGTCATTGTAAATAA
- a CDS encoding ABC transporter substrate-binding protein: MKCIVVFVILALLAVPAAAKDRLVVIEEYDPTTLDPIGHDDLPTSRACHEIYDTLIFVDDSSNVTPGLAEKWEYLSPTELKFYLRKGVKFHNGDEMKASDVRFSFLRATTEEGAKIRNYAQNVKDVKVLDDYTVVMELKDQDSYFFASLAHGWASVTSEKAVKAAGDSYGMHPVGTGPFKFVSWQKGHKYVLERFDDFWGPKPKYKYLEVRAVPEPTSRTIALETGEADLVYPIPPNDVKRVSENKDLVLIRYPSNTVIYMGFNMTKPPLTDIRVRHAISAAIDVVAIQAAVFRGIGSAPTTITPPGIRYSLNDKLLPHKQDVELAKKLLAEAGVKDLKLEIWSNENKQRVDCATIVQAQLEEIGIKSEIRVLEWGTYLNGLMEKKHDLFFLGTIAQVAHPNQPISNLLESTSGGGNYTFTRDAKIDELLHKGRATPIDEAGEIYVELQEYINELTPMIYFQVNEFIGGAQKNVKGFDPRATGFNSYRKVYFE, encoded by the coding sequence ATGAAGTGTATTGTGGTTTTTGTGATTCTGGCGCTGCTCGCGGTTCCGGCGGCGGCGAAGGACAGGCTGGTGGTGATCGAGGAGTACGACCCCACGACACTGGATCCTATCGGCCACGACGATCTCCCCACTTCCCGGGCCTGCCATGAAATTTACGATACGCTGATCTTCGTGGACGACAGCTCCAACGTCACGCCGGGGCTCGCTGAGAAGTGGGAGTATCTCTCCCCGACGGAGCTCAAATTTTATCTTCGCAAAGGCGTGAAATTTCATAACGGCGACGAGATGAAAGCGAGCGACGTCCGTTTTTCCTTCCTGCGGGCCACTACCGAGGAAGGGGCAAAAATCCGGAACTACGCCCAGAACGTCAAGGATGTGAAGGTTCTTGACGATTATACTGTGGTCATGGAGCTGAAGGATCAGGATTCCTATTTCTTCGCCTCTCTCGCCCACGGCTGGGCCTCTGTTACGAGCGAAAAAGCCGTGAAGGCGGCGGGAGATTCCTACGGCATGCACCCCGTAGGGACCGGGCCTTTCAAGTTCGTGAGCTGGCAGAAGGGCCACAAATACGTGCTGGAGCGTTTCGATGATTTCTGGGGGCCGAAGCCCAAATACAAATACCTTGAGGTCCGCGCCGTCCCCGAACCCACCAGCCGCACCATCGCCCTTGAAACCGGCGAGGCGGACCTTGTGTACCCAATTCCCCCGAACGATGTAAAGCGCGTCAGTGAGAACAAGGATCTCGTGCTCATTCGATACCCGTCGAACACCGTCATTTACATGGGCTTCAACATGACGAAACCCCCTCTGACCGACATTCGCGTCCGTCACGCGATCTCCGCGGCCATTGACGTCGTGGCTATTCAGGCGGCGGTCTTCAGGGGCATCGGCTCGGCCCCCACCACTATAACTCCCCCGGGAATCCGATACTCGCTCAACGACAAACTTCTCCCTCACAAACAGGACGTCGAACTGGCCAAAAAGCTCCTCGCGGAGGCCGGCGTGAAAGATTTGAAGCTGGAAATCTGGAGCAACGAGAACAAACAGCGCGTGGACTGCGCCACCATCGTCCAGGCCCAGCTCGAAGAGATCGGCATCAAGTCCGAAATTCGGGTGCTGGAATGGGGCACGTATTTGAATGGCCTCATGGAAAAGAAACACGACCTTTTCTTCCTGGGCACGATCGCGCAGGTGGCGCATCCCAACCAGCCGATTTCCAATCTTCTGGAATCAACCTCCGGAGGGGGCAACTATACCTTTACCCGCGACGCAAAGATCGACGAGCTGCTGCATAAGGGACGCGCCACGCCTATCGACGAGGCCGGGGAGATTTACGTCGAACTGCAGGAGTACATCAACGAGCTGACCCCAATGATCTACTTTCAGGTCAACGAGTTCATCGGCGGGGCGCAGAAAAACGTGAAAGGCTTCGACCCCCGCGCGACGGGGTTCAACTCCTACCGCAAAGTTTATTTTGAATAA
- a CDS encoding ABC transporter substrate-binding protein, translating to MKRSIFVIFGLLLAAAFLSGVTNLPAWGAEREKLTVADQYDPTTMDPIGHNDVPSSRACYQIYDTLIFLNQETGLAEPGLAKKWEFLSDTAYKFYLRRGVKFHNGEELKASDVRFSIMRATTDLGAKIRTYSQNVKDVEVLDDYTVVIHLKNVDYSFFPSLAHSWGSIVNQKAVEAAGDSYGLNPVGTGPFKFVSWQKSNRYVLERFDDYWGPKVKYKTLEVRSVPEPTSRTIELESGGVDISFPIVHNDIKRVQEHEKLTLLRTPLTSVAYLGFNMTKAPFTDVRVRRAIYAALDTAGMQAAVLRGVGTLPRSLVPAAIKYSIHKDVPVHEQNVEEAKKLLAEAGVKDLKLEIWTNERKERVDMATIIQAQLQEVGIQASIKVLEWGAYLNGLVEKKHDLFILGWVSTVPDPNFAVAGLLETGAGSNYTFTSDKKLDELLVRGRSLPDGPEREAIYKEMQLYINDLLPMIYLYGDEGIVGTQNYVRGFVPKTNEVHSFRETWFEDGESK from the coding sequence GTGAAGAGATCGATATTTGTAATTTTCGGGCTATTGCTGGCCGCGGCGTTCCTGTCGGGGGTGACGAACCTCCCGGCGTGGGGGGCGGAGAGAGAGAAGCTGACTGTGGCGGACCAGTATGACCCCACGACAATGGACCCCATCGGGCATAACGACGTTCCCAGTTCCCGCGCCTGTTATCAGATTTACGACACGCTGATTTTTCTGAATCAGGAAACCGGGCTTGCCGAGCCGGGGCTCGCCAAAAAATGGGAGTTTCTCTCCGATACGGCGTACAAGTTCTATCTGCGCAGAGGTGTGAAATTTCACAACGGAGAGGAACTGAAGGCTTCCGACGTCCGCTTCAGCATCATGCGGGCCACCACCGATTTGGGGGCGAAAATCCGGACCTACTCTCAAAACGTGAAGGACGTGGAGGTTCTGGACGACTACACCGTCGTCATTCATCTGAAGAACGTGGATTATTCGTTCTTCCCCTCTCTGGCCCATTCCTGGGGCTCCATCGTGAATCAGAAGGCCGTTGAGGCCGCGGGGGACTCCTACGGGCTGAACCCGGTGGGCACAGGGCCCTTTAAGTTCGTGAGCTGGCAGAAGAGCAACCGATACGTGCTGGAGCGATTCGACGACTACTGGGGGCCGAAGGTGAAGTACAAAACGCTGGAGGTGCGCTCCGTGCCGGAACCCACCAGCCGCACCATCGAGCTGGAGTCCGGGGGCGTGGACATCTCCTTCCCCATCGTCCACAACGACATTAAACGCGTACAGGAGCACGAAAAACTGACCCTTTTGAGAACGCCTCTGACCTCCGTGGCTTACCTGGGCTTCAACATGACGAAGGCGCCCTTCACCGACGTGCGGGTTCGCCGGGCCATTTACGCGGCTCTGGACACGGCGGGAATGCAGGCGGCCGTCCTGCGCGGCGTGGGAACGCTTCCCCGGTCCCTTGTGCCCGCGGCGATAAAATACTCCATTCATAAGGACGTGCCGGTTCACGAGCAGAACGTTGAAGAGGCGAAGAAACTGCTGGCCGAGGCCGGCGTCAAAGATTTGAAACTGGAAATCTGGACCAACGAGCGCAAGGAGCGGGTGGACATGGCGACCATCATCCAGGCCCAGCTTCAGGAGGTGGGAATTCAGGCCTCCATCAAGGTTCTGGAGTGGGGCGCGTACCTGAACGGCCTCGTGGAGAAAAAGCACGACCTGTTCATCCTGGGATGGGTTTCCACCGTTCCCGACCCCAACTTTGCCGTGGCGGGACTTCTGGAGACCGGCGCCGGATCCAACTACACCTTCACCAGCGACAAAAAGCTGGACGAGCTGCTGGTAAGGGGGCGCTCTCTTCCCGACGGCCCGGAGCGCGAGGCGATCTATAAGGAAATGCAGCTTTACATCAACGACCTGCTCCCCATGATCTATCTTTACGGGGACGAGGGCATCGTGGGCACTCAAAACTACGTGAGGGGTTTCGTCCCCAAAACCAACGAAGTCCATTCCTTCCGCGAGACCTGGTTTGAAGATGGAGAAAGCAAATAA